ttggtattctgacgctcctagtaaccattaagactcatgtagagtatgatggattacgtcggggggagtagcaggaggtcctggtctatggacccgatccgtCATAGATGTGatgggacttaccttgggagtggttgggtgataaccccttgtgtccaaactctgcagagtttgggaaccgtcacaggtgcaagccaccaagagatccgatgtcgcttacataatccggatattgagtttAGAGTCATGTATATGTGTTGTGGtggtctatatgattctggtgataatgagaaagattgcatggtttctgtttataattgaactgcatgattccttaatcagattagcttacccttgctttttgtgttcctatcttgtgttgtatgtttccttttgcgatgatcacctattcggtgggagcagatgtggttgcagtgtcaaagacacttctggaggatgaagagtCATTGTTTTAGTGTTGAAgaggaggtttccagtgggagctttagcagtggtcagtagtatagagtttattagtttaatttaagtgtataagtgatatatttttatagtcatatcatttataagactgtattaatatattgtgtacactgAATTATCTGTTTtgaaactatgatgaaactacttattttgattaattttaagctgctgaaattgggatgttacaaataaaatttaataaatagtcGATTAAAAATGCTCAAATCtatatatgatttaatttaataaacttttataaatgtCTACAAAAAATCTGAGTGTAATTAGCATTTCATAAATAcctattaaatttgaatttcattaGTATCTCTATACTCCTCAAGATCGTAAATAAAGCGGTGATCACTGGTGGTGACCAAACCGTTAAGAGCACCCAGTATTTCAAAACATTACATTTTTCCAAGATCCAATTTGGCCTATTTTGACTTTGACTTTGACAATAGTACTAACAAGTACTAAGGAATCCAATCTTTAGTCGGATATTTCTTCATAAaacttctttacttttttagaatggattatttttaatagtacatgaaaaagaaaattgtgaaaaattaaaCGCCTCacgttatttaaaattaaggtTACATTTATCTCATAATAATTTACGTTACAGAAAAGTATAAGCAAATCCAACGAATCTATAACTATTCTATTAGAATGTAATTGAgctataacatttttaaaaaatatgcattcgaatttagttaaaatattaatttcagattgaatcagaaaaaaaaaatagttattatttgaaaagaaaactatttattataattttttttagttaattgaaatttaagacGAATTTAAGTTTactcaaaagtaaaataattgaaacatgttaaagataatatttttacaaacaaAATGGAATGCACCATAACCCATAACCCATAATTTAAGAAACCAAAAGCGTGTATCTTTTTCCTCTTTCAGAGATACCACCAACGCCATGTGTAATCCGTATAACTTAGCCGTTCGTTTTTGACCAAAATGAAAACATGTGATATTTCTTATCCCATGCATCATTCTTCCTATAAAAGGAAAACTCATCATTCTGGATTACACACACCCACACCATTCATTATCACTGTCTTAGCAATGTCTTCCTCTTTCGCCATCCATTTCTTCCTAATCTCAATACCCCTTTTCTCAGTTTGTTCCTTATCTGCATCTCATGCTCCCAACACCAAACCACACCCCTTTCTCCTTCCCATTAAGAAAGACCCTGCAACTAATCTCTTCTACACTTCAGTTGGCGTAGGAACTCCCAGGCACAACTTTGATCTAACCATTGATCTTGCCGGAGAAAACCTATGGTATGACTGTAATACTCACTACAACTCTTCTTCCTACCGCCCTATAGCCTGTGGCTCAAAGCAATGCACCGACGTTGCATGTATTGGCTGCAATGGCCCCTTCAAACCAGGTTGCACAAACAACACATGTCCTGCTAACACAGCCAATCCATTAGCAAAATACCTTTTCGGTGGTGGTTTAGCCAAGGATTTCATATACCTTGTTCAACACAAACTTTCTGGCTTGCTTTCTAGCTGTGTTGACACCGATGGATACCCATCCTTCACCAATGACGAGTCACCTCTAAACGGCTTACCCAAAAACAGCAGAGGAATTATAGGCCTTTCAAAGTCGCACCTTGCATTACCAATTCAGCTTGCATCCGCTTATAAGCTTCCTTCCAGGTTTTCTCTCTGTTTACCCTCTTCAAACCACCAAGGTTTCACCAACTTGCTTCTCGGGGCTGGGGAATATCCTCTTGGAACATCCAAGTTTCTCCACACCACCCCTCTAATTGTTAACCCCATTTCCACTGGTCCTATTTCTGAGAAAGGTGTTGCCTCCAACGAATACTTCATTGACGTCAAAGCTGTTAAGATTGACGGCCATGTTGTGAACCTCAAGCCTTCCCTTTTGTCTATTGATAACAAGGGAAATGGCGGCACCAAGATCAGTACCATGAGTCCTTTCACTGAATTACAAACCTCTGTCTACAAGCCTTTCATTCGAGATTTCCTCAAGAAAGCGTCGGACAGAAGATTAAAGAAAGTTGTAGCAGTAGCACCATTTGAGGCATGTTTTGATTCAACCAGCATTGGTAATTCTGCAACAGGACTTGTTGTGCCAACTATTGATCTAGTGCTGCAAGGGGGAGTGCAGTGGAGTATTCATGGAGCCAATTCCATGGTTATGGCCAAGAAAAATGTTGCATGTCTGGCGTTTGTTGATGGAGGGACGGAGCCTCGAATGTCGGCTGTGAAAGCTTCGATTGTTATCGGTGGATATCAGTTGCAGGACAACCATTTGGTGTTTGATGTGGCTTCCTCTAAATTGAGCTTCAGTTCATCGCTTTTGCTCCACAATGCCACGTGCTCCCACTCTTGAATCACATGCACTTATGACAAGTTGAAGAACGTGTCATAGATTCTCGCTTTTTGATTTTGGGAAGAATAATATAACATTTGTTTGCTTTGTAGTTTGTAAACAGAAACATGCTGTGGTGTTTCCTATGTGCCATCTACTTGAAGCTGTAGAACTTTctaaattatgtaatatattaaaatgttttatttcgGTGTATGTCATGAATGATTTAAagttcattaataataattttttctcaCGTTTTAGTATTATAAGAAAATCGTATCGGCTCATTCTTTTGTTATCATTTCCGTTTTCCTCGTATTATTCtcttaaagtaaaaataatacatttataataattgaaaggGGTAAGAATAAGTTATTAGTTGCATCTTAAATATTACatctcaaaatttttaaataaatgatattgcatataagaactaaaaatatttaaattatatttttattaatattatatttttaacggcaaatagtaaaatattattggttaaTTATTAGATGACTCGATAagaattcttttaaaaaaatatagtctAAGTCATACCACCTGATACTactaaaaatttttatattacacgagattttttttacaaatttattaaaaaaatttggatgaattttttttttaaaaatcttaattgatagtgtcaggttttacagagggggtttcactggagagaacaacaccaatgagatttGAGCCTAAttacataagacactgacaccactctaaacccaaaaccttaagacaatgggtttatgggtctttatccttatatggtgctttactttctcaattctggtcaatgtgggacttaaactcacacttggattcctaagtaattctttcgtgggtaattataaaattataaaatttgtaagtattttttacaaaatttattgtgaaaaatattttgcaaaaaagaaTTGgtagtaatttttgttttttaacaaaatttataaatattttttaagaaagtgttttaaaataaaatcgacagaaatataatttttttagtataggTTGGTGTCATCTGGATCATGCCTCTGTTTCCATATAATAAATGACCATAAATGGGTACTATACTTTTGAGAATGAACAAAAGGTGAATAGAGAAATAAGTGTTTTGCGATTCCGACGacaaaataattttgtgaaaaatatatttttgtttcttcttgttATGTCTTTTAACCACATTCACATCACTTATTTCTTCTTGTTCATGCATTCAGAGAGATTTATTGTCACTATTACACAACTTTTGTGAAAGTTACTCTTGAATTAAAGTCGTCACAAGTTAGAATAACTTTTTCATTGATCTGATCTGAAATCGTGCCAAACATTGACAACTTTCTCTAAAATTAATATCTACTGAATTTGTACCATATTCCCACGACTTCACTTtcgaaaattaaaagaaaaaaaatcaattaaaccTACAATCATATTATAATACACAAAAAATTGTACTTTAATCGGACAATTCCATTCTTCTCATGAAAtccataatatttttaaaaattatacattttcacATTCAAATTACACCATtcccgtaaaaaaaataaaaatctctctgtcttctcttcttttttattttttgaatataatGTTGTCCAAGTTTCTTTACAAGAAATCGCAAGTTCCATTAATCAGAAAGTTGGAATTTGGGTAGAATAGATGAAGAATgaaaaaccaaaacaataatTGCCTGACCCATACGAAATTATTATGGCCAGCCCAAGTTGAGCATTGACACCATTGAGCCATCCTCTTTGACGAAGCACCACTAATTAATAACATGCTCATGTGTTTGCGTAAATGCAATGGGCCCTAGGCCTTGCTACAAAACAAGAACATACCATTTACTATCATTTAAATTTGGATTTTATGCAAAAGCAAAATCATATCTTCAAAACTGTTCTTCTTCAAAATGTCTTCACTTCATTCTTTTCTGCATTGCCCTTTTCTCAGTTTGTTGCTTATCATCTTTTTCACATGCACCAAACTCCAAACCACACCCcaatacaaacaaaaaacaaaagttcCAATGTTGAAAACGAGGGGGGCTTCTCCTGCACCCCAAAGCATTTCTTCTGTacctccaaatatttttttatttccaattttgcccaagttaaaagttaaatcaagaaagagaaaaaacagtaaaaaaattcTTACCTGCACTGCACCCCTGCACACCCAACGAATCTCTGCATCCCCAAAGATtctttgacctaaaaaacacaCTTAAAAGATACACTCACACACACCACTGCACTCACTCACCAACACACTAAATCCACATTCAATATCAACACACTAAATCCACAATCAACACGCACATAAACAAAAGATTAGGATTAATAACACGTAAGAACCcttcatttaaaaatttaaaaactgcaTAAAAAATTTCAGAAACGGAATACGTGATCCGTTTCAGAAATGTATGCAACGGATCCCAAAATCCGTTtggaaaaaaaacatgaaacttTATGAAACGAATtttggaatccgtttcatactttccTGAAACGGATCACGAATTccgtttctaaaaaaaaatttaaaaatttgtgaaatggaattcgtattccgtttcagaaaagtatgaaacggattccaaattccgtttcataaaaaaaagacaTGGAAACTTTATGAAACGAATTCTAGAATCTGTTTCATACTTTTTTGAAACGGATCTTGTTATCCGTTTCGTTATTTTTTGgctttttttttacaaaacggaTTTCCACATCCGTTTCTTAAATTGTTTAGCTTTTTTGTTCCAACCCTCTCTCCCGATCTCTCAACCCCTCTTTCCCCTACTTCCGCGACTGGAACTTTGATTTCTCCCCCCACCTCTTGCCCAAGGTCCCCTACCCTATCTTAAACCCTTTGTGTTACCACTACCGTCATCATTATCATCGTTCTTTTGAGAATTTCGGATTTCTGATTCTCCCTTGTTGACTCTTTTAATGTTTGGAATTCGTTGTCACCACCAACACCTCCGCGGGGCTGGAGCAGACGCTGCCGTGGATCTTTTACCACAAGGTCATAGGAGTCTCCAGCTTCCTCCTCTTCGTCGAAGGGAAGGCTGCGTCGCCTAATGTCACTAGGATTTTACAGAGCATTCCTGTGAGctagcattttttttattgttatccTAGGATTactgtcatttttttttatctctgaTTGGAATTTGAAAcgtgtttttggttttttgaaTCAGGGGGTGAAGGTTGTTCTggcttgtttttttttttagaaatttttttttcttgttttttatttatttttatctaaatctAAAAGAATGCTTATTTGGGGACACAATGATGGGATTCAGAATATGTATATGATCAAATGCTTCTCTTGGAATTCGCTGAATTTGCATCTACATAACATAAATTTGTATTGTGAAAAAACATGTATGTGTAActcaatttaaacaattttaatttttgcaaaCAGTAAATTCTTTGATTAAACATGTTAGTACACGTTcgcaaatatatattaagattttttaGTAACCATTTgcataaaaataacttaattcattaaataatggataactaattaaattttgaattaaatggAACTTGATTATATAGGTTTGAGGGTAACCTACGAAGTCCCAAAGTAAAGGTCATTTAACTCACCAATTGCGcatgtcaaatataaaaaaaatctacatgAAATACTAAAGATGCAAGGCAGTTAAACAGGTGTACTAAAGATGCTCTAAACAACATAACATCCGATTAATGCAATGCTTTATTTTTTAGAAGAGGCAACAATACATCTTTTAGAAGCAACAATATttctttatgatatttttattatattactttcaTCACTTaatatttctctctctctctttgatGCCTTCAAATAACTATTTGAATTCAAgttataaatagttttaagagttttttttcaaaatacaaattattttaagaaataactaaaaaaatataactttgtATATGACGAGAAAGATATGAGTGTGCATTCGAATCATGAAGGTCTTGAATGGCATGGCTATGGTTGGCTCCTCCCACCTTAATGGCCTCTTCCTCACAGACACTTCACACCACTCACGATCTTCCAGTGAAATTTCACATACACTGCTTTCCCAGCCTTGTTGACCAGGGTATAAGTGTTAACTCCAAAACCATCCATATGCCTGTAATCTTGTGGAACACCTAAATCATCAACCTCGCAAGCGTAAGCCACAGTTCAACATGCAAAGGACAACACTCCACGACCCTGTGAAGCAAAAGCCTAGCATCCTCCTCATTAGCAAGCTTCGCAACGACCTTCCACAGCCTAACCGAATCAGGAATGTGCTCCAACCACACATCCCCGTTCTTGGGACACTCCTTGCACCCTTTTTGTATCAACTGCCTAGCTGCCTGAAGCTTCCCTGCCAACTCCTCCAACCTTGCGACAACAATCCAGCCTGGAGGGTGCTTCGGATTTGTCTGAGTGACCCTTTTGAGTAGCAACCTAGCCTTCTCAAATTCTCTGAGTAAGTTTGGTGGGTCTTCATGGAAAAGGGATCAGAGTCCCGTGTCTGTTTTTCATGGTCCTGTTTTGTGTAGTGGTAGCAGAGGTTCCATTAGTTCTACCTTTGAGAGAAGTATCATTCCCTTGGCGCGCTTCAGCTTGGTTGTTCTGTTCATGCCTTGTCTGCGAGGATGGTGTTTGATTCGATGGGGGAAAAGAATGTGGTGACGTGGGGCGCAATGATTGGTGGTTGTGGGATGCAGAGGGATGGAAATGGATCTCTCCACCTCGCAAGGCAACCAGCAACGCACCTGCAGCGTTCAACATCGTGCACCACCGTGAGCCACCACCGCGCCTAAAGACGACCATCGTTTGCAGAATGGAGCCACACTGCAACACATTCATGAGCAGCACCTTCGAACCACCACGGAGCTGTAGCAGCGAAACCTGCACCTGCGACGTTCAACGTTCAACGTTCAACCAACGCCAGAACCTTCATCAACAACGCACCTGTTCATCTGCACCGCAGCCACGCCGGAAACGATACCGCGCCACCACCCGTCAGTTAGCACACCTACAACGAAACCTTCAATGCGCCTCCATCAAGCCACCATGAACGAACCATTGATGAAAACGTttatcaaacttaaaaaaaaatggaggttgaaatccgtttcattaacattttttgtttttaataaaacgGATGTGAAAATCCGTTTCACATTTTTCCAAAACGGATTTCGACATCCGTTTcgtaaaaaaaggaaaaaaaaaataacgaaacgGATATTGTGGTCCGtttcagaaaaatgtgaaacgAATATCAACATCTGtttcattaaaaaacaaaaaaattaatgaaacggatgtcgagatccgtttcatacttttctaaaacggatctcgacatccgtttcacagaagaaaaaaaatttacacgTATCTTAACAAACAACGTTCCAACATTCAAATCAAATTGCAAATATTCATTATGATTAAAATGGAAGCAGACTAACTTGGAAGAGAAGAGCAcaactttcaaaaataaaaataatgaaacagcGGGGTGCATAAAGATTGGACCAACTTCAAGGACAACTGGAAGCCAAGAGGACGAGCTTGAATAAGCATAGAGGCACAGGGACCACTGCCACCTTGAAGCACAAGAAGCATTGACACTGTGGAGAAAACAGAGAGAAGAAACGAATGTCAAAATATTTGGGGGTGCAAAGCTGTGTGCACAgataaaagcaaaaaaaaaatgaaagcatGGTTGTTCGCAGTAAATATCATTTACTGCTTTCACCCGCCTACcaagtaaaaattaattagggataaaatgataattattggGGTACTGAAAAAGACTTgggggtgcagggagaagccccaAAACGAGGCTTCAAACCAAGCCCGTTAGTGGCTGGGCCTAATGTTGGTTAGACCCAAAGCAAATGCACTAtgattatttaagaaaaatatattaaattttaccaTTAGCTTTTCATCATTTAACAAATGCACTGGGGTATCGTCACTGTAGACAGTGTACATGGGTTAAAACACCCACGTAACTCctttgtgataaaaaaaaaaatgtgttttctcAATTCTTTTATTGATTCAGTTACAACTTCCGAGTCTAGACCAATTCATAtctattagtttttgtacaatatagtaaaaatatttcgatcattttctaaaagtaaaaaaatattatccatGTGAGAAAGGTCATGGTGAAAATAATTCAAGTGTGAATCAAGAGTTTCATgttaaatagaaaaaacaaaattaaatagtatataaaaataaagacctaTAACacgattattttaaaatattgagatAAAAATAGTGTTgaccaatgtcatatatatatatatatatatatatatatatatatatatattattggttataaaTCTGTCCCATAATTCCCATTGAAAAATCTAGCATGAATCTCCACTTAAGCACACCCTATGCGAAAGCTTACACAGGAGAAAGCATCAACAAAGCAAAACTCCAATGTGTCTTCAAGAGGATTATTCATGAATACCTTTGATTTGGTTCAACTTCTGATTAATTCATTCATAAGCATTAAAACATCATTGCGTTGTCAAAACATCCATTTTGTTAATTAAACATCACACACAAAACTGCCAATAATTGCTACCGGACTTGGAAAAAAAGCCACTGTTGAAATACCAACTATAGTTAGTTAAGAAAGAACCAGGGTTGGGTGAGTTAGCATTTCCATGTAATAAAATGGAGGGTTGATAAGGAGTTGCAAGTGGTGAAGAGTAAAAATTCCTTTAAAGGAAAACAATTCCCTTTTTAGTTCAACACCAAAAACTCACGCAGCTACACAACAAACCAAATACACAACAAGGCACGTCCCATTTTCCACACATTTATCAGACCCTTGATTCTACAAATCTACATAACGTGTTAAAACAACAATGTTTGAAAATCAGCTTTCATTTATACCCAACCACATATATCGCTGTTCCTTTTACGTTTCTTTCTCTGTATCAATTGTAGATCTCTAATAAGTTTggtaaattataacaatttttttatcaagttAAAACTCATGCGAACCTGtccagatttttttttctctggaAGCTCCCCGTCTGATTTTCATGTTATGTTTACccaaaaaatgacaaaaaaaaaaaaacactatgaCCCGAGTTTGTTGCAAAACATATACGATAATGCGATGCGATGAAGCGATGAAGCAATAGAATTGGGACATTACCTAACACACCACGAAGTTCATTAAGTGGCGTGTGTAATGTAAAGTGAGTACACGAAAACGTGAAACCAAACTGTTCCGTACGATGATGCTTTTCTCGGTGACTCATTCCCTATTTTCCACACCCTTATCAACAACGCCTTGTCCCATTCATCGCTATCCCTTATCAACGTGTCAAAAAACTACAATTCTATTCTATCATATCCATTTCCCTATTTTCCTCGCTATTTCACACCTCTCCATTACTTTactcttttatttctttaactttATACTCACACACCCAATCATATTTGGCAACATCTACTTCGTACAATTAGCATATCTTACAAGATAACGTTGCAGTAATTTGTACTGAACTTCCATTTCTATACGTGTCGACACAAGGTGGTATTAAAATCACAAGAATCTCGCATGGTACACATCCAAACCCTCACTGTAGAAAACCTTCAAAAGAATCATTCACCAGTTTCATAAGTTTCAGGGAAATTATCTTTtgacaaacaaaattttgacaaagttaacaaagtttctaaaagtagaattaa
This portion of the Vigna unguiculata cultivar IT97K-499-35 chromosome 6, ASM411807v1, whole genome shotgun sequence genome encodes:
- the LOC114186955 gene encoding basic 7S globulin 2-like, whose translation is MHHSSYKRKTHHSGLHTPTPFIITVLAMSSSFAIHFFLISIPLFSVCSLSASHAPNTKPHPFLLPIKKDPATNLFYTSVGVGTPRHNFDLTIDLAGENLWYDCNTHYNSSSYRPIACGSKQCTDVACIGCNGPFKPGCTNNTCPANTANPLAKYLFGGGLAKDFIYLVQHKLSGLLSSCVDTDGYPSFTNDESPLNGLPKNSRGIIGLSKSHLALPIQLASAYKLPSRFSLCLPSSNHQGFTNLLLGAGEYPLGTSKFLHTTPLIVNPISTGPISEKGVASNEYFIDVKAVKIDGHVVNLKPSLLSIDNKGNGGTKISTMSPFTELQTSVYKPFIRDFLKKASDRRLKKVVAVAPFEACFDSTSIGNSATGLVVPTIDLVLQGGVQWSIHGANSMVMAKKNVACLAFVDGGTEPRMSAVKASIVIGGYQLQDNHLVFDVASSKLSFSSSLLLHNATCSHS